In Sulfuricurvum sp. IAE1, one DNA window encodes the following:
- a CDS encoding TIGR02757 family protein, producing the protein MEHGRLKELLEYEAAARNCEGELCESRPDPLMVARRYPDELHALTCALFAYGNAKAIVTFTASLEPSYIGMEEGLLREKLRGKYYRFQNAEDLVQWFVTLGRLRDAGGAETAFMHGYRKDGVIGGLSALIEALYRLNPYRSRGYEFLIGKPILSPAKASAMKRWMMYLRWMVRRDVLDMGLWSGVKRSELIMPLDTHTFNVSRSLGLLKRGQCDLRAAVELTENLRLFDPEDPLKYDFALYRIGQEKMLVKEDGKANMVQSRHQVRG; encoded by the coding sequence ATGGAGCATGGAAGGCTGAAGGAACTTTTGGAGTACGAGGCGGCGGCGCGGAACTGTGAAGGGGAACTGTGCGAATCGCGCCCCGATCCGCTGATGGTCGCCCGCCGTTATCCCGACGAACTCCATGCCCTTACCTGCGCCCTGTTCGCCTACGGCAACGCCAAAGCGATCGTCACTTTCACCGCGTCGCTCGAACCGTCGTACATTGGGATGGAAGAGGGGCTTTTGCGTGAAAAACTGCGGGGAAAATATTACCGTTTCCAAAACGCCGAGGACCTTGTGCAATGGTTCGTGACGCTGGGGAGGCTCCGGGATGCGGGGGGTGCGGAAACGGCATTCATGCACGGCTACCGCAAAGACGGGGTGATCGGAGGTCTCTCTGCCCTGATCGAAGCGCTCTATCGTCTGAACCCCTATCGCTCCCGGGGGTATGAGTTTCTGATCGGCAAACCGATTCTATCCCCGGCAAAAGCCTCGGCGATGAAACGGTGGATGATGTACCTGCGCTGGATGGTACGCCGGGACGTACTCGACATGGGGCTGTGGAGCGGGGTGAAGCGTTCGGAACTTATCATGCCCCTCGATACCCATACGTTCAACGTTTCGCGTTCCCTCGGACTTTTGAAGAGGGGGCAATGCGATTTGCGCGCGGCGGTCGAGCTGACTGAAAATCTTCGCCTTTTTGACCCCGAAGATCCCCTGAAATACGACTTTGCCCTCTACCGTATCGGGCAGGAGAAGATGCTCGTAAAAGAGGACGGGAAAGCAAATATGGTACAATCACGTCACCAAGTAAGAGGGTAG
- the trpD gene encoding anthranilate phosphoribosyltransferase produces the protein MNPMKSDFEALFEHRLSDEEMRDFLLSLTLNDATSPAMIATAAEVMKRHALALDVSAELKEKLIDVVGTGGDKSGSFNVSSTVSILLAACGAFVAKHGNRSITSKSGSADVLETLGVKLDLSLEKSAELLEETGFTFLFAQYHHPAMKFIMPIRRSIPEKTVFNILGPLTNPVGLSKILLGVFDEVFVPKMAEAARELGMKSAIVVSSRERMDEVSISDITYAAHLRGGKIDYFEIDPEALGIKKAPFEAILGGDAALNAKILTDILHNRATDAQRDMVLINAAYALIAEGMARDAQEGLEIARDALFSGKAAAKLAQIADVSSKL, from the coding sequence ATGAACCCCATGAAAAGCGATTTCGAAGCGCTCTTCGAACACCGCCTCAGCGACGAGGAGATGCGCGATTTCCTCCTTTCGCTGACGCTGAACGACGCGACATCGCCCGCTATGATCGCGACGGCTGCGGAAGTGATGAAGCGCCACGCCCTCGCGCTGGACGTTTCGGCCGAGCTCAAAGAGAAACTGATCGACGTCGTCGGAACGGGAGGTGATAAAAGCGGAAGTTTTAACGTCAGCTCCACCGTTTCGATCCTTCTCGCCGCATGCGGGGCGTTTGTCGCCAAACACGGGAACCGTTCGATCACTTCCAAATCGGGAAGCGCCGACGTCCTCGAAACACTGGGTGTCAAACTCGACCTTAGCCTGGAGAAAAGTGCCGAGCTTCTTGAAGAGACCGGGTTTACGTTCCTGTTCGCCCAGTATCACCATCCCGCCATGAAATTTATCATGCCGATCCGCCGTTCGATCCCGGAGAAGACGGTTTTTAACATTCTCGGTCCCCTCACCAATCCCGTCGGCCTCTCGAAAATCCTGCTGGGTGTTTTCGATGAGGTATTCGTCCCCAAAATGGCCGAAGCGGCACGCGAACTGGGGATGAAATCGGCGATCGTGGTGAGCTCGCGCGAGCGGATGGACGAGGTGAGCATCAGCGATATCACCTACGCCGCGCACCTTCGCGGCGGAAAAATCGATTATTTCGAAATCGATCCCGAAGCGCTGGGGATCAAAAAAGCCCCTTTTGAAGCTATTTTAGGCGGCGACGCGGCACTCAATGCGAAGATTCTGACCGATATTCTCCATAACCGTGCTACCGATGCGCAGCGCGATATGGTGCTGATCAACGCCGCCTACGCCCTTATCGCCGAGGGGATGGCACGTGACGCGCAAGAGGGGCTTGAAATCGCCCGTGACGCGCTATTCAGCGGAAAAGCGGCGGCCAAACTGGCCCAGATCGCGGACGTATCCTCAAAGCTATGA
- a CDS encoding YgiQ family radical SAM protein, with product MKVTPETLRYLPTTRAEMDARGWEQCDVILISGDAYIDSPFIGVAVVGRILEREGYRVGIIGQPDIATDDIMRLGEPRLFWGVSGGSVDSMVANYTATKKFRKSDDYTPGGVNNARPDRATLVYTNLIRKHFKNTVPIVLGGIEASLRRVTHYDYWSNKLRKPILFDSKADYLIYGMGEGAIIELPKRLERGESPHDIRGLCYIAKTPVEGYLTLPSHQECLDNKERYIDLFDLFYDNNDPISAKGLCQEVDGRYAIQNPPADYLDESEMDAVSALPFTRELHPYHRPQGGVKCLETIKFSIMTHQGCWGECNFCAIGVHQGRTIRTRSEESILSEAKQFTEYKDFKGIISDVGGPTANMYGYECSKKLKHGTCDHQRCVDDTHLCKKMKVDHTRVINLLRRLREVRGIKKAFVASGVRYDLINEDKRQGYEYLKEMVRHHISGQMKVAPEHTSPHVLHLMNKPGKQTLVDFKKLYDRLNREERKNQFLTYYLIAAHPGCTEKDMHDLKRFTTQELKMNPEQAQVFTPTPGTYSAVMYYTEMDPQTRQKIFVEKDTARKEKQKQIVVAKDTFKSGFAS from the coding sequence ATGAAAGTAACCCCCGAAACCCTCCGTTATCTCCCCACCACCCGTGCCGAAATGGATGCGCGCGGCTGGGAGCAGTGCGACGTCATCCTCATCAGTGGCGACGCCTACATTGATTCGCCGTTTATCGGCGTCGCGGTGGTCGGACGGATACTGGAGAGGGAAGGGTATCGCGTCGGGATCATCGGACAGCCCGACATCGCGACCGACGACATTATGCGGCTGGGGGAGCCGCGCCTTTTTTGGGGGGTGAGCGGCGGGAGCGTCGATTCGATGGTGGCCAACTACACCGCCACCAAAAAATTCCGCAAAAGCGACGATTACACCCCCGGCGGGGTCAATAACGCCCGTCCCGACCGCGCGACACTGGTCTACACCAACCTGATCCGCAAACATTTCAAAAACACCGTTCCCATCGTACTGGGGGGGATCGAGGCGAGCCTGCGCCGCGTCACCCATTACGATTACTGGTCCAACAAACTCCGTAAGCCGATCCTGTTTGATTCCAAAGCCGATTACCTGATTTACGGGATGGGGGAGGGGGCCATCATCGAGCTGCCCAAACGGCTCGAGCGCGGCGAGTCGCCACACGATATACGTGGATTGTGCTATATCGCAAAAACCCCCGTCGAAGGGTATCTGACGCTTCCCTCACACCAAGAATGCCTCGATAACAAAGAGCGCTATATCGATCTGTTTGATCTGTTTTACGACAACAACGACCCCATTTCGGCCAAGGGGCTGTGTCAGGAGGTGGACGGCCGCTACGCGATCCAGAACCCTCCCGCCGATTATCTTGATGAGAGCGAGATGGATGCCGTCTCCGCACTCCCTTTTACCCGCGAGCTCCATCCCTATCACCGCCCACAGGGGGGCGTGAAGTGTCTTGAAACGATCAAGTTCTCCATCATGACCCATCAGGGGTGTTGGGGGGAGTGCAACTTCTGCGCGATCGGGGTCCATCAGGGGCGTACCATCCGTACCCGCAGCGAAGAATCGATCCTCTCCGAGGCGAAGCAGTTCACCGAGTATAAGGATTTCAAAGGGATCATCAGCGACGTCGGGGGACCGACTGCGAATATGTACGGCTACGAGTGCTCCAAAAAGCTCAAACACGGCACCTGCGATCATCAGCGCTGCGTCGACGACACCCACCTGTGCAAGAAAATGAAGGTCGACCACACCCGGGTCATCAACCTCCTGCGCCGTCTGAGGGAAGTTCGGGGGATCAAAAAAGCGTTCGTCGCCTCCGGCGTTCGGTACGATCTGATCAACGAGGACAAACGCCAGGGGTACGAGTACCTCAAAGAGATGGTGCGCCACCATATTTCGGGGCAGATGAAAGTGGCTCCCGAGCACACGTCGCCCCACGTGCTGCACCTGATGAACAAACCGGGTAAACAGACCCTCGTCGATTTCAAAAAACTCTACGACCGCCTCAACCGCGAAGAGAGGAAAAACCAGTTTTTGACCTATTACCTGATCGCGGCACACCCCGGATGTACCGAAAAAGACATGCACGACCTCAAGCGTTTCACGACGCAGGAATTGAAGATGAACCCCGAACAGGCGCAGGTGTTCACTCCGACTCCCGGAACCTATTCGGCGGTGATGTATTACACCGAGATGGACCCTCAAACGCGTCAAAAAATCTTCGTCGAAAAAGATACGGCGCGCAAAGAGAAACAAAAACAGATCGTCGTCGCGAAAGATACCTTCAAAAGCGGTTTTGCGAGTTAG
- a CDS encoding iron-binding protein, with translation MDAELFRAKHQLWLRLAFLSFAAPDPQIKSRLYEFSQIEFRHLKWLSQHLYDASTPYDYGRDKTFGIEFSTLRDGVDAALAELQTLDTLYDGSLLCERMRRDERYFQGVIEGYRPLSLDIAGAFDRRRVWSDAPLDRAQTDALSLFLFEELYKEYELILIYLYRLVRAGSAIQSSSFTDLIDESHFHLRSFGEMMAKMGILALPRELHPRTYVIEDMEKFLRNGIVEEENAKEECRRLSEAVTDEKLSAFFEFINYQESYHIEIMKKLLEERLWNN, from the coding sequence ATGGACGCCGAACTCTTCCGCGCTAAACACCAGCTGTGGCTGCGCCTGGCATTTCTCTCGTTCGCCGCACCCGATCCGCAGATCAAAAGCCGCCTTTATGAATTTTCCCAAATCGAGTTCCGCCACCTCAAATGGCTCTCTCAACACCTCTACGATGCCTCAACCCCTTACGATTACGGCCGTGACAAAACATTCGGGATCGAATTTAGTACCCTCCGCGATGGAGTGGATGCCGCACTGGCCGAGCTCCAAACGCTCGACACCCTCTACGACGGTTCCCTGCTCTGCGAGCGGATGCGCCGGGATGAACGCTATTTTCAGGGCGTTATCGAGGGATACCGCCCTCTTTCCCTCGATATCGCCGGGGCATTCGACCGCCGCCGTGTCTGGAGCGATGCACCGCTGGATCGGGCACAAACCGACGCCCTGAGCCTTTTTTTGTTCGAAGAGCTGTACAAGGAATACGAGCTGATCCTGATCTATCTCTATCGTCTCGTACGGGCGGGGAGCGCGATACAGAGCTCTTCGTTCACCGATCTCATCGACGAATCCCATTTCCACCTCCGATCGTTCGGCGAAATGATGGCGAAAATGGGGATTCTGGCGTTACCGAGGGAACTGCATCCACGCACATATGTGATCGAGGACATGGAGAAGTTCCTCCGCAACGGGATCGTCGAAGAAGAAAACGCCAAAGAAGAGTGCCGCCGCCTCTCCGAAGCGGTAACGGATGAAAAACTCTCGGCGTTCTTCGAGTTCATCAATTACCAGGAGAGCTACCACATTGAGATCATGAAAAAACTGTTAGAGGAGAGATTATGGAACAATTAA
- a CDS encoding iron-sulfur cluster assembly scaffold protein — protein sequence MENNLNQEIIEHLMHPRNYGPLENPTGVGVGHSEQSGEFVILYLDCEGEIIRNIGYATNGCHDTVVLGSMFTEMVKGESLEYAAKAAEKLREKVTQGPLKQQSCAHMVLTAFDAAQIHQRHRREGSSEELHAIEIAMECEVEP from the coding sequence ATGGAAAATAATCTGAACCAAGAGATCATCGAGCATCTCATGCACCCCCGCAATTACGGCCCGCTCGAAAATCCCACCGGAGTGGGCGTCGGACACTCCGAGCAAAGCGGCGAATTCGTTATTCTCTACCTTGACTGCGAGGGGGAAATCATCCGAAATATCGGCTATGCGACCAACGGCTGCCACGACACGGTCGTACTGGGATCGATGTTTACCGAAATGGTCAAAGGCGAAAGTCTTGAATACGCCGCCAAGGCCGCCGAAAAACTGCGCGAAAAGGTCACACAGGGGCCTCTCAAACAACAATCGTGCGCCCATATGGTCCTCACGGCGTTCGACGCCGCGCAAATCCATCAACGGCACAGACGCGAAGGGTCGAGCGAAGAACTCCACGCGATCGAGATCGCTATGGAATGCGAGGTGGAACCGTGA
- a CDS encoding MBL fold metallo-hydrolase has protein sequence MNKETVLFEEGAHKCVMFSLEDEEQEENSLSVNQFLIVQGDSAVLIDPGSGAIFTELYDAVARHIDPRKIKYIFFSHQDPDVAGAIAEWSVATSAQLVISGLWSRFMSHYGLTDSSRIIALPDHGGRVPFKDGFIQFIPAHFLHSPGNFSLYDSRSKILFSGDIGAAILSPQNLNKRVDDFESHRPFLESFHRRYMASNVFCRAWVREVRRYEVDTIAPQHGSLFRGGNAAAFLEWFENVEGGAEHIDGLYLPNVE, from the coding sequence ATGAATAAAGAAACCGTATTATTCGAAGAGGGGGCGCACAAATGCGTTATGTTCAGCCTCGAAGACGAAGAGCAGGAAGAAAACTCACTGTCGGTCAACCAGTTTCTGATCGTCCAGGGGGATAGCGCGGTATTGATCGATCCGGGGAGCGGGGCGATTTTCACCGAACTCTACGACGCCGTTGCCCGCCACATCGATCCCAGGAAGATCAAATACATTTTCTTTTCGCACCAGGACCCCGACGTTGCGGGGGCAATTGCGGAATGGAGCGTCGCTACGAGCGCACAACTCGTTATTTCTGGGCTTTGGAGCCGTTTCATGAGCCATTACGGGCTGACCGATTCCTCACGGATCATCGCACTGCCAGACCACGGAGGACGGGTCCCGTTCAAGGACGGTTTCATTCAGTTCATCCCGGCTCATTTCCTTCACAGCCCGGGTAACTTTTCGCTTTACGACAGCCGTTCGAAAATCCTCTTTTCGGGGGACATCGGTGCGGCGATCCTTTCGCCTCAGAACCTGAACAAGCGGGTGGACGATTTCGAAAGCCACCGTCCGTTCCTGGAGAGCTTCCATCGCCGTTACATGGCGTCGAACGTTTTTTGCCGGGCGTGGGTCCGCGAAGTGAGACGTTATGAGGTCGATACGATCGCTCCCCAGCACGGTTCGCTTTTTCGGGGCGGGAACGCCGCGGCTTTTCTGGAGTGGTTCGAAAACGTCGAAGGGGGCGCCGAGCATATCGACGGGCTCTATCTTCCCAACGTGGAATAA
- the tsaE gene encoding tRNA (adenosine(37)-N6)-threonylcarbamoyltransferase complex ATPase subunit type 1 TsaE, with amino-acid sequence MNEYPLDRLEELCAQIAGELPGGGIVILRGDLSSGKTTLTQAFARYLGMEDAVTSPTFSLQQMYGDKLYHYDLYNYGFEKFLSLGMMEELEKPGYHLVEWGDDTLVGWLKRSGLDTVIVKITKCGETSRCYEVYRA; translated from the coding sequence ATGAACGAATACCCTCTGGACCGGCTGGAAGAATTGTGCGCTCAGATCGCGGGTGAACTCCCGGGCGGCGGGATCGTGATCCTGCGCGGCGACCTCTCGAGCGGAAAAACGACCCTGACGCAGGCGTTTGCCCGCTATTTGGGGATGGAAGATGCGGTTACGTCGCCGACGTTTTCGCTGCAGCAGATGTACGGGGACAAATTGTACCATTACGATCTGTACAACTACGGGTTTGAAAAATTTTTGAGCCTTGGAATGATGGAAGAGCTCGAAAAACCGGGGTATCATCTCGTCGAATGGGGTGATGATACGTTGGTCGGATGGCTTAAACGGAGCGGTTTGGATACCGTGATCGTCAAAATTACGAAATGCGGCGAAACGTCGCGATGTTATGAGGTGTACCGTGCATGA
- a CDS encoding HIT domain-containing protein, with amino-acid sequence MQEILYAPWRTEYVSGEKIEGCVFCHISAHPDDDAQLHVLHRDEHCFVVMNRYPYTPGHFMIIPHLHTDALEALDPQAWLHITALAQKGVRMLKEGFGAHGVNLGMNLGKAGGAGIAEHIHLHLVPRWERDTNFITSTAHTRVYSTDFDRIYARLKELGETYF; translated from the coding sequence ATGCAAGAGATTTTGTACGCCCCGTGGCGGACCGAATACGTTTCGGGCGAAAAGATCGAGGGGTGCGTTTTCTGTCACATCAGCGCCCACCCGGACGATGACGCGCAGCTGCATGTCCTGCACCGTGACGAACACTGTTTTGTGGTGATGAACCGCTACCCCTATACTCCGGGCCATTTCATGATCATCCCCCACCTCCACACCGACGCCCTCGAAGCACTTGACCCGCAGGCATGGCTTCACATCACGGCGCTGGCCCAAAAAGGGGTTCGGATGCTCAAGGAAGGGTTCGGGGCACACGGGGTTAATCTGGGAATGAACCTGGGGAAGGCGGGAGGTGCCGGGATCGCCGAACACATCCATCTGCACCTCGTTCCGCGTTGGGAGAGGGATACAAATTTTATCACTTCGACCGCGCATACGCGGGTCTATTCAACCGATTTCGACCGGATATACGCCCGGCTCAAAGAGCTCGGCGAAACCTATTTTTAA
- a CDS encoding RNA-binding S4 domain-containing protein, translating to MRIDKFLNAVNLTKRRAVAQDMIAEGVVYINSKAVKASKNVIVGDIITLVYLDKQMRYEVLAIPTVKSTPKSAQNLYVKELS from the coding sequence TTGCGAATTGACAAATTTTTAAATGCGGTCAATCTGACCAAACGCCGCGCCGTAGCACAGGACATGATCGCCGAAGGGGTAGTCTACATCAACTCCAAAGCGGTCAAAGCGTCCAAAAACGTGATCGTCGGCGATATTATCACGCTGGTCTACCTCGACAAACAGATGCGTTATGAAGTCCTCGCGATACCGACGGTCAAATCGACGCCGAAATCGGCTCAAAACCTCTATGTCAAGGAACTCTCATGA
- the lptB gene encoding LPS export ABC transporter ATP-binding protein — translation MHELKVDRLVKTIKKHEIVRGISMELRTGEVVGLLGPNGAGKTTTFYMICGLVEATEGKVFIDGADVSDLPLHQRSKMGIGYLPQEASIFKDLTVEENLIIAAQAGKLDPQTQEKRIEELLEMFNIEPIRNRRGINLSGGERRRAEIARALVNKPRFLLLDEPFAGVDPIAVMDIQSVISQLVEFGIGVLITDHNVRETLAVCDRAYVIKNGTLLASGTSDEIAHNSDVRQHYLGESFKF, via the coding sequence GTGCATGAATTAAAAGTCGACCGTCTGGTCAAAACGATCAAAAAACACGAAATCGTCCGGGGGATCAGCATGGAGCTGCGCACAGGCGAGGTCGTCGGACTGCTGGGGCCCAACGGCGCCGGAAAAACGACGACGTTTTACATGATCTGCGGCCTCGTCGAAGCGACGGAAGGGAAAGTATTCATCGACGGTGCCGACGTCTCGGACCTTCCACTCCACCAGCGTTCCAAAATGGGAATCGGCTATCTGCCGCAGGAAGCCTCTATATTCAAGGACCTTACCGTTGAGGAAAATCTGATTATTGCGGCCCAGGCGGGGAAACTCGATCCTCAGACGCAGGAAAAGCGGATCGAAGAGCTGCTGGAGATGTTCAACATCGAGCCGATCCGAAACCGCCGGGGGATCAACCTCTCAGGCGGCGAGCGCCGACGGGCAGAGATCGCCCGCGCGCTGGTCAATAAACCCCGATTTCTGCTTCTGGACGAACCGTTTGCGGGGGTCGACCCGATCGCGGTGATGGATATTCAGAGCGTTATTTCCCAGCTTGTCGAATTCGGGATCGGGGTGTTGATCACCGACCATAACGTCCGTGAGACCCTCGCGGTCTGCGACCGCGCCTACGTCATCAAAAACGGGACCCTTCTGGCGTCGGGTACCAGCGACGAAATCGCCCATAACAGCGACGTGCGTCAACACTATCTCGGTGAATCGTTCAAGTTCTAA
- a CDS encoding response regulator: MVDPDVLKKLRKALHNYPLLYVEENSALNAQASALFKNIFDTVYATCDATEALDLYERYRPAIVVADIKTPLLEGLKLAKNITAIDPSVKIIFTSSHDDKALLHEAIRLGAFDYIVKPITVQSLVDVLVRCARELRLQMHQRLFNTYLQNIFNYQHNLILLLHRETVVMANQPCLDFFGASSIEEFGRRFLNFGDLLLEHSGFLYNHDKIEWLKEAKNRPGKLFNVKIADAEGNSHHFVLNMQAIPDKEDYYILSLNDVTELNLLKLFDPSVAEKESIQKDKRILHGLLEMAKRNNAKIKIHNLYKGLSITNDGVIDGLDDNYVWIKTTFMQLKAMQFERRVVLVSDIFPMFIVSTDLLRFNFDRMTVKLGECRMTTTSPTRRQYIRVPPDAEAKATLLFQGRKFETEIQIADISIKAMRLILASLPAGFQAGSKVILDFVLGAPPLKPIIINTEAEVYRIGELYHQYEAVFTYELRGRHHKELIDYIAKRQMQLIREFKERQNE, encoded by the coding sequence ATGGTAGATCCGGACGTATTGAAAAAACTCCGCAAAGCGCTGCACAACTACCCTCTGCTCTACGTCGAGGAGAATTCCGCGCTGAACGCGCAGGCTTCCGCCTTGTTCAAAAACATCTTCGATACCGTCTACGCGACGTGCGATGCGACCGAGGCTCTGGACCTCTACGAACGCTACCGCCCGGCCATCGTTGTCGCCGACATCAAAACGCCGCTTCTTGAGGGACTCAAACTCGCCAAAAATATTACGGCGATCGATCCTTCGGTCAAGATCATCTTTACCTCTTCGCATGACGACAAAGCCCTTCTTCACGAAGCGATCCGGCTGGGGGCGTTCGATTACATCGTCAAACCGATCACGGTGCAGAGCCTCGTCGATGTACTGGTGCGGTGTGCTCGGGAACTGCGGCTTCAGATGCACCAGCGTCTTTTCAACACCTACCTGCAAAACATCTTCAACTACCAGCACAACCTGATTTTGCTGCTGCACCGCGAAACGGTCGTGATGGCCAACCAGCCCTGCCTGGATTTTTTCGGAGCCTCGAGCATCGAGGAGTTCGGCCGGCGTTTTCTCAATTTCGGGGATCTGTTGCTCGAACACAGCGGTTTTTTGTACAACCACGACAAGATCGAATGGCTCAAAGAGGCCAAAAACCGCCCGGGCAAACTCTTTAACGTCAAAATCGCCGACGCCGAGGGGAACAGCCACCACTTCGTCCTAAACATGCAGGCGATCCCCGACAAAGAGGACTACTATATTCTTTCGCTCAACGACGTGACCGAACTCAATTTGCTCAAACTCTTCGATCCGAGTGTCGCAGAAAAAGAGTCGATCCAAAAAGACAAACGGATTTTGCACGGTTTGCTGGAAATGGCCAAACGCAATAACGCCAAAATCAAGATCCACAACCTTTACAAAGGGCTCAGCATTACCAACGACGGCGTGATCGACGGACTTGATGACAATTACGTCTGGATCAAAACCACCTTCATGCAGCTCAAGGCGATGCAGTTTGAGCGCCGCGTGGTCCTCGTTTCGGACATTTTCCCGATGTTCATCGTGTCGACCGATCTGCTGCGGTTTAATTTCGACCGGATGACGGTCAAGCTGGGCGAATGCCGGATGACGACCACCAGCCCGACCCGGCGGCAGTATATCCGCGTCCCCCCCGATGCAGAGGCGAAAGCGACGCTGCTGTTCCAGGGGCGAAAATTTGAAACGGAGATCCAGATCGCCGATATTTCGATCAAAGCGATGCGTTTGATCCTGGCCTCTCTCCCGGCGGGGTTTCAGGCCGGATCGAAAGTGATCCTCGATTTCGTCCTTGGGGCACCGCCGCTCAAACCGATCATCATCAACACCGAAGCGGAAGTCTACCGGATCGGGGAACTCTACCATCAGTACGAAGCGGTTTTTACCTATGAGCTTCGGGGCCGCCACCATAAAGAACTCATCGACTATATCGCCAAACGGCAGATGCAGTTAATTCGGGAATTCAAGGAGAGACAAAATGAATAA
- a CDS encoding RNA polymerase factor sigma-54 produces MLRVKTNVELKNKLSNTLRNWLPILHSSLSDLGEAMAPFVENNPLIEVKSGFEENFESRIPKKIQYGYVQNSQSEAIEALTVRHKSLYEVLEEQIDAPLFPTPLSQLIGRHVIENLDEGGYYEGDTEAFCAEHAVSIEQFEKIRGRFVHVEPVGIGARSVSESFLFQLESSQISDEAYPLAREMITHLDELSRYRKEKAFGEVMKVIASFKNPPAIEYLEDSAQIVPDLMIYTDPEEGIEVKLNDRYYPSIAIDNAYGVDHAFVKEKIKEAKSLVDALEMRKATLYKVGLMIVEYQYDFFTGGAIRPLTLKTLADEFGHNPSTISRAIANKYIACDRGIYAMKDFFTTAIDEDVSNAAIKEYVSELVKNESPKKPLSDMKLLELVQKKFNITMVRRTIAKYRKQLDIPGSSERKQLYLLGGS; encoded by the coding sequence ATGTTACGGGTAAAAACAAACGTCGAGCTTAAAAACAAGCTTTCCAATACGCTTCGCAACTGGCTCCCGATTCTTCATTCGAGCCTCAGCGACCTGGGCGAAGCGATGGCGCCGTTTGTCGAAAACAATCCCCTCATCGAGGTCAAGTCGGGATTTGAAGAGAACTTCGAATCCCGCATCCCCAAAAAAATCCAGTACGGCTACGTTCAGAATTCCCAATCCGAGGCGATCGAAGCGCTGACCGTCCGGCACAAAAGCCTCTACGAAGTGCTCGAAGAACAGATCGATGCGCCGCTTTTTCCGACCCCGTTGTCGCAGCTGATCGGACGGCACGTGATCGAAAACCTCGACGAGGGGGGATATTACGAAGGGGATACGGAGGCCTTTTGTGCCGAACACGCCGTTTCGATCGAACAGTTTGAGAAAATCCGGGGGCGCTTCGTCCACGTCGAACCTGTCGGAATCGGGGCGCGCAGCGTCTCCGAATCGTTTTTGTTCCAGCTCGAATCCTCCCAGATCAGCGACGAAGCCTATCCTCTGGCACGGGAGATGATTACCCACCTCGACGAATTGAGCCGATACCGCAAGGAAAAAGCGTTCGGCGAAGTGATGAAAGTGATCGCAAGCTTCAAAAACCCTCCCGCCATCGAATATCTCGAAGACTCGGCGCAGATCGTTCCGGACCTGATGATCTATACCGATCCCGAAGAGGGGATCGAGGTAAAGCTCAACGACCGCTATTATCCCTCCATCGCGATCGACAACGCCTACGGGGTCGATCATGCGTTCGTCAAGGAGAAAATCAAAGAGGCCAAAAGCCTCGTCGATGCGCTTGAGATGCGTAAAGCGACGCTCTATAAAGTGGGACTGATGATCGTCGAATACCAGTACGACTTTTTTACCGGCGGGGCGATCCGGCCGCTGACCCTCAAAACCCTCGCCGACGAGTTCGGTCACAACCCTTCGACGATTTCGCGCGCCATCGCCAACAAATACATCGCCTGTGACCGCGGGATTTATGCCATGAAAGACTTCTTCACGACCGCCATCGACGAGGATGTTTCCAATGCCGCGATAAAGGAATACGTCAGTGAACTGGTCAAAAACGAATCTCCCAAAAAACCCCTCAGCGATATGAAACTGCTCGAACTGGTGCAGAAAAAGTTCAATATCACGATGGTGCGCCGTACGATTGCCAAATATCGCAAACAGCTCGATATCCCCGGATCGAGCGAACGCAAGCAGCTCTATCTGCTCGGCGGATCGTGA